In Mustela lutreola isolate mMusLut2 chromosome 1, mMusLut2.pri, whole genome shotgun sequence, one genomic interval encodes:
- the SERPING1 gene encoding plasma protease C1 inhibitor, with amino-acid sequence MASRLTALTLLLLLLLAGVRASSNPNVTSPSSTAESWREESAGQILEGEITKNPPTEHAMGSSTLSPTNSTIVTANTTLTATTEPFIQSTVQPIQPTTVPLCPEPVTSCSELETPWAESELREALIDFSVKLYHAFSATKKAETNMAFSPFSIASLLTQVLLGAGNSTKRNLESLLSYPEDFSCVHQALKAFTSKGFTAVSQIFHSPDLVLRDGFVNASQSLYGSSPRVLGNDSDSNTELINAWVAEKTNHKITRLLESLPSDTRLVLLNAVYLSAKWKITFDPKRTSMEPFYLKSSVIKASMMNSKKYPVAHFNDPTLKARVGQLQLSHNLSLVILMPQSIKHHLEDLEKALNPAVFKAIMKKLEMSKFQPTLLTLPRIKVKSNQDMLTIMEKLNFFDFLYDLNLCGLTEDMDLQVSAMQHQATLELTESGVEAAAASVISVARNLLVFEVQQPFIFLLWDQRHRFPVFMGRVYDPRV; translated from the exons ATGGCCTCCAGGCTGACCGCGCTGACCctcctgctgctgttgctgctggctgGG GTTAGAGCCTCCTCAAATCCGAATGTTACTAGCCCCAGCTCCACGGCAGAGAGCTGGCGAGAGGAAAGCGCAGGACAGATCTTAGAGGGAGAGATCACCAAGAATCCACCCACCGAACACGCCATGGGCTCTTCCACCTTGTCGCCAACCAACTCAACCATCGTAACAGCCAATACCACTCTTACAGCCACCACTGAGCCCTTCATCCAGTCCACTGTTCAACCCATCCAGCCCACTACTGTGCCCCTCTGCCCAGAGCCTGTCACTTCCTGCTCTGAGTTGGAGACTCCTTGGGCAGAGTCTGAGTTGAGGGAGGCTTTGATAGACTTCTCTGTGAAGCTCTACCATGCCTTCTCAGCGACGAAGAAGGCAGAGACCAACATGGCCTTTTCTCCATTCAGCATTGCCAGCCTCCTAACCCAGGTCCTGCTTG GGGCTGGGAACAGCACCAAGAGAAACCTGGAGAGCCTCCTCTCCTACCCCGAGGACTTCTCCTGTGTCCACCAGGCCCTGAAGGCTTTCACATCCAAAGGCTTCACCGCAGTCTCTCAGATCTTCCACAGCCCAG aCCTGGTCCTACGGGATGGCTTTGTGAATGCCTCTCAGAGCCTGTATGGCAGcagccccagagtcctgggaaatGACAGTGATAGCAACACGGAACTCATCAATGCCTGGGTGGCAGAGAAGACCAACCACAAGATCACACGGCTGCTGGAAAGTCTGCCCTCTGACACTCGCCTTGTCCTCCTCAATGCCGTCTACCTGAGTG cCAAGTGGAAGATAACATTTGATCCAAAAAGAACCTCGATGGAGCCCTTTTACCTCAAATCCTCTGTAATAAAAGCGTCGATGATGAACAGCAAGAAATACCCCGTGGCCCATTTCAATGACCCGACCTTGAAGGCCAGG GTGGGGCAGCTGCAGCTCTCCCACAACCTGAGCTTGGTGATCCTGATGCCTCAGAGCATAAAACACCATCTTGAAGACCTGGAGAAGGCTCTCAACCCCGCTGTCTTCAAGGCCATCATGAAGAAGCTGGAGATGAGCAAGTTCCAGCCCACCCTCCTGACGCTGCCCCGCATCAAAGTGAAGAGCAACCAGGACATGCTGACCATCATGGAGAAACTGA ATTTCTTTGACTTTCTCTACGACCTCAACCTGTGCGGGCTGACCGAGGACATGGATCTTCAGGTTTCCGCGATGCAGCACCAGGCCACGCTGGAGCTCACAGAGTCTGGGGTGGAGGCGGCGGCAGCCTCGGTGATTTCTGTGGCCCGTAATTTGCTGGTCTTCGAAGTACAGCAGCCCTTCATCTTCCTGCTCTGGGACCAGCGGCACAGGTTCCCTGTCTTCATGGGGCGGGTGTATGACCCCCGGGTCTGA